The DNA segment GGGGTGGCTGTTAGTTCCGAAACAGCGCCATCTCTGGGCGCATCGTCCATGCGTACCTCGGCCCACTCTTCTAAATAAGCAATATCCTTATCCAAGCTTTGGATAAATCCCTTTAGGCCAATTTCCGGATGCAATATTGCTTTTAAGAGGTGGGCGGGAGTATAGCAACTGTTACCATACTCCCTGGCAATCCCCTGCGCAATGCGCACCGAAGTTTTGACTGACTCATTTAAATTCAAAAAATCCATCTATTCGGCTTTTGTAATCATTACGATTCATATATATTATGCTTGTTCTACCTCAGAGTTCCATTCAGCCCCATCATCACCTTTGATACCGTCTAGTTTGATAACAAAGCTTTTAGCAGGGAAATAAGGAGTTAAATGAATATCCAGGAAGATGCGGTCTTTTTGATTTGGGTCACGTTCGAAGCGTACGATCTTAAATTTTTCGATTAATCGATCCGGTCCTTGCACCCCGTCCAAAAACTTAACGATTTGAGAACGTAGGTCGCGCTCTGCTTTAGAGTTCCAGTTCTCGAAAGAACGACGGTTTAAGAAATCGAACAATACCTTTGTGATATAATCAAATACCCTTACTACCGAATAAGTCTGTAAGCCAAGATTATCGCCATTGAATAATGTTTTAGCAGAGAAGGCCATCACTTTGCCGTATTCATTCACCATTGGAATAAGACCCATTTTTTCCAGTTGTGATATTTCACTTTTCTTTAATGGGAAAGTAACACCATCTACTTCGTTGATACTGCCATATTTTTTACCGGCTGTAACCTGCGACATAAGGGTGCGATATACTTTTCCGGCCAAGGCGGCAGATGGTGGAACATGTAAATCCTCTTCTTCATTTAATTCGGCATATTTGCCACGACCCACCAACCAGTTACAACACATGGTTGTGTTGGCTTTAAAGGTATCACCACCAGCAAGATTAGAGGAGAAAAACATTTCTACGACATCGTCTGGTTTTTCTAAATCTGCAAAGTCGGTAAATAGCATTACCTTATTATTATGTGCAATCTTCGCCCATTTTTCAACCACCTTATTGGATCCCAGATAGCCTGGTATAGCCAAAATAGAGTAGTTCATTCTTAGGTCTAGTTTGTCGTAATTTTGTTTGAGTTCATCGGCCACATAGTCGATAAAACGTGAATTATCCAAGTCAGTTATTTGCTCTGGCGCAGCATTGACAATTGTGATATTGGTTAACTTATCCGCTTCTGTATTTTTGTAAAATAGCATAACAGAGCGGTACGATCTTTCCAGTTCCTTGACGGTATTAACGGCCAATAGCTGACTTTCGGCAAGTTTTGCGGATACGGACTCTGCCTTAGATTTACTTTTTTCGAGCATATCAGTGATGCTGTCAGAGGATGTTAGTAAATCTACCCACAAGTCTATGGTATTTTTTAAGGCTTCGCGTTCTCCGGCTTTTTGTTCGTCTGTAAGAAAAATCTTTTTACGAGCTTTGCGTTCCGGGTTTAGGTTTTGAATACCATCAACGGATGACTCCAAGAAGTTAAAGCCACCGAACTTATTGAGTTTGCCAATGGAATCTGTTAATGAATGAGCGTTCAATTCTTTTTTAGAACCGTTTTTGGCTTGCTTTGTGTCGGCTACGGGAGTAGCCATCGCAGTATTTTCTGCCATGATATGATGTTTTAATGATAGCGTTATAAAAATTAGTCTTCAAGTTCTTTTCTTAATTGCACCAAGGCATTGATAAAGGCCTCTTTGGTTTCAGGATCTTCCAGGGCTCTTTGTAGCACTTTGTTTGAACGTAATTGTTTAGTCAGTAATTCGTAGAAATTATTTTGCTGACTCAAATTGTTCATGAATTTGCTTTGTTGCGTCATGTTTTTCACGCTAAAATCACCTACGTTTGAAAATTTCATATTTTCAGTAACAGGCTGTCCGTCCTCATTTTCAAACTCGATATCAATATTTGGCATAAAGTGCGCAAATACATCTTCTATTGTACTTAGCTTTTCAACTGCTTCAGGGTTGGCTGGTTCTTCTGCGGTTAGTTTTTCAATGAGCAGTGTTCTGTTGTCTGGTATTTGGGCGATAGACTCTGATCCATCTATTTTTACTTCGTTACCGCCTATTTCATAATCAAGGATTGCCATAATGTATTTTTTAAATAATTTGGAAAAATTGAAAGAAAGATACTTACTCAAGTACTGAGTAAGTATCCATTTTTAAAACTAGTTTGGCCAGTTTTGCTCGTATTGAGCTCCACCAATTTTTAGAACTTGTGCCGAAACAATAAATGTAGTTGACATTGGGCGAGCCCCAACTACATCAATTGATTCTTCGAAAGAAATGATATACCCATTCTCCCAAGTCAATTCTTTCATTTTTGCTTCTTCATCTCCTTTTTTAAAGATTACACTTCCTGTAATTGGTTTGAACTGATTCACCATTTGTTCAAGAATAGATGTGTCTTCTGTTGACTCAACACGTACGCGAACTTTTCCTCCGTAAATGTTGGATGCTGGTCTACCTTTTGAATCAACATCTCTTTCTAGTTTGTAATCACAATCTAGCACATCAAATTCTTTGCCTGCTAAACTTAGGGTTGCTCTAAAAGCCATAATTAAAAAATTTAGTTAATTAAAATATTTGCATGTTTGGTTACAGTACATGCTATTGACTGTTTTTTTTGTATAATAATATTTTTGTTTTTTTTATAATCTATTTCTCGTGTATTGTTTGATGGTGAAAAATATGGTTGCTTGTGTGGTGTTTTTAGTTTTATATTTCCACTATTGTTGAAGCTCCAATATTTACGGTAACCAATCTGCATTTACCCAGTAATAATTTTCGCCGGCTGAAGTAAAGCTTACTTTATCATTAATTTCGCGATCTAAAATGCTCTTTTTCATTTTGTAATGTTCG comes from the Saccharicrinis fermentans DSM 9555 = JCM 21142 genome and includes:
- the tssD gene encoding type VI secretion system tube protein TssD — protein: MAFRATLSLAGKEFDVLDCDYKLERDVDSKGRPASNIYGGKVRVRVESTEDTSILEQMVNQFKPITGSVIFKKGDEEAKMKELTWENGYIISFEESIDVVGARPMSTTFIVSAQVLKIGGAQYEQNWPN
- a CDS encoding DUF5458 family protein; translated protein: MAENTAMATPVADTKQAKNGSKKELNAHSLTDSIGKLNKFGGFNFLESSVDGIQNLNPERKARKKIFLTDEQKAGEREALKNTIDLWVDLLTSSDSITDMLEKSKSKAESVSAKLAESQLLAVNTVKELERSYRSVMLFYKNTEADKLTNITIVNAAPEQITDLDNSRFIDYVADELKQNYDKLDLRMNYSILAIPGYLGSNKVVEKWAKIAHNNKVMLFTDFADLEKPDDVVEMFFSSNLAGGDTFKANTTMCCNWLVGRGKYAELNEEEDLHVPPSAALAGKVYRTLMSQVTAGKKYGSINEVDGVTFPLKKSEISQLEKMGLIPMVNEYGKVMAFSAKTLFNGDNLGLQTYSVVRVFDYITKVLFDFLNRRSFENWNSKAERDLRSQIVKFLDGVQGPDRLIEKFKIVRFERDPNQKDRIFLDIHLTPYFPAKSFVIKLDGIKGDDGAEWNSEVEQA